TTGTGAGGAGCATAGCTATATACTTATTAACAAATACTTGAACGAATGAAACTATATAATACTACGTCTTTTCTCTTAGCTTATTATGCTATACTAGTTCAGTTCGTTGTAATTACTGTGAGGAGCATAGCTATATACTTATTATTGCTTATTATGCTATACCAATGAGTTTAGTGAGATTGTATTATAATTAGTTGTTATTGATGGATCACGTGAATTAACCTCAATTTCTTTTGGTTCATTAACTCACCTGGTGTGGAACTTAGtttatgcatttttattttaactaagaGATTTATTCTTCCATGTAGGTAGGTTCTTTCAACCAAAGCACTCTAGCTTCTCAAGCAAAGAACATGGTCTCTGCTCCCAtccttttcattctttctttttcttaattcataattaaggAAGATACTAATATACTTGAGTTTTTTCTAACTTAGCCTTTACTTATTGGGTTCAAATCAGAATTTTTATAGCATGAAGTATATACTGTCTTTAAATTCGCCAGACAAGGTTGGTACATAACTTTGTGTTTGTCTTTTTAATGCTTATTATTCGGGTTTTCTAATTTGTCAAAAATGTTTATACAAATAAAGATCAGATTTAAAATTCTTTCTAGTTCTTTATGTGGAGCAGTTACCATTAAAGCCAAAAGAGTCCACTCAAGCTGGGTTACCACACTAACTTTgttgaagaaaaatgaagaaattgtCACCCTTAGGCtatagtatttttgtattttgaaaaatgatgatgatataaGTAAAAGTAATTATGACCTAAACTAGTATTATGTTATTTTGCAATGATGATATATTGTGATTGTGGATCTTACAACCATTTTTTTAAGTCAAATTTGATGATaaatgtttaattaattttctttagtaatttgattcaaatagtttagattatttattgacactaaattaaaaaaaaagttagaactATTTTCATTCATGAGAAAACTattgtaaataaagaattatatattacaaaaaacCGTTGTCAAAAGTCACAAAAGGTAATGATGTTAAAACCGTTGCCAAAAAACGATACTACTGGCAATGCTTTAAAACCGTTGGCTTTGTGAATAATAAAACTGTAACAGTTTAAAATCGTTGTCTATCCAGGTACGGTTTTAAATTGTTGTATCATGAAAAAGAACGGTTTAAAACCGTTGCTTATCGAGTAATAGTTTGAAAccgttgtttaattttttttcaaaaccattGCCTATACCAGTAACTTTGGCAACAGTGTTTTGGTTACCATTGCCTTAGATAAAAAACTGTTACCTTTGAGCATTGACAACGGTCGCATATACCACAGGTCAAAAACCGTTGTCAAAGCGTTGCCTAAAGTTTAGGGAATGGTTTTTCAATTTACGGCAACGGTTTTTTTATCGTTGTGAAAAGTCTTGTTTGTTGTAGTGTAGATAGatggaaaacagaaatcaaTCATATTATACAACAAATATGGgacaaatataaacaaaagactcaaaacaccttttattttaaaactgaGGCAAAGGCCAAAATTGTGATATATTATATGTTTAAGTACATATATAAACGTTACATTATATTCTTAAAAGCTTGTCATATATTATATGTTTAAGGGTGCGTAATTATTATGGTGCTTAGGTGTTAGGTAGTTCGGTCGTCTGTCATTTAATTCAATATTTAGGAATGAACTATTGACAGTTTAAAATGTTCTTATTATTGCGTAAGAAATTGGTTGTGATTTCTTAATTTATGAAActgattttataaaaatgtatcTTTTGTTGAATAATATTATCAACTATCTTGCAGGTGATAATATGAATATTATCCAAaagattataaaattattaaataagatctgaaaggtattatttatttaaattagaagaGAAGTTAACGTTGTTGCTGATTGTCTAGATATAAAATAAGGACTAAgaatgtttatttttaattggtatAAATTTAGTTAAGTGATGATCTCAAGCagattttattaaaagattttACTCTGTAATTTTTTGATGTTGTATTCCTGcttgttttagtttttgttaCCGAAGGAAAAAAAAACTGTTTTAGATATTAAAACTTCACACCAAAACGCACAAAGTTATTGGGTGGACTAAATTGGGAACTAATATAGTTGCTTGTCATCATATGCAGAATGCATTTGACTTGTAGGTAACCCACCGTCAAAAGATGAGGAAGAATCTGAAAATTcgttaaaaaagaaaacatatacagcagcaatcaaaactaataaatGACAAAGCAGcaataataaagaaagaaaacatgTATAGGAGAAAAATGTTGAAAAGAACCGCACACAGTCAGACTACTCAAGAATTATTAAGAACAAGACAAGGCATCAAGAAGAAAAATCTATCTAAGTTGGAATTAATTAAGGTCTCAAATTCCAGAATTTTTTCACATTAATAATTGACGTATGatgtgataaataaaatagtattaaaattgtaaaattttagGAAAATATAGAAGATTATTAACCACCTATGTTATCAAGACGAGCTTAgacacaataaataaataaattggaaGGTATTTTAGCttcttaataaaatattttggtttACAATGTTGAAAATAGTTAAGCCTATAAATAGGCAATATTGCATGTTACTCACATTTGAAGTAAGCTGGCTAAAGTTCATTCATATTGATTGTTACTATTATACCATGCATGATGCATACAATAAAGTATAAAGTAACCATTTTACATTTTCATCCATCTATCGTTATTCAACTAACCCCCAGAGTTTCTTATCCaatcacaatttttttaatcaagcGGATAGatggaaaacagaaatcaaTCATGTTATACAACAAATATGGGACAAATATAAACAAGAGACtcaaaatactttttattttaaaactgaGGCAAAGGCCAAAATTGTGATGTATTATATGTTTAAGTACATATATAAACGTTACATTATATTCTTAAAAGCTTAGTGAAAAATGAAAGGCGTATTGGAATCTTGCACTGGTCTTACTCGTACCAATGCCCCACGGAATCAATCTGATCTTGAGGTCGTAACTGTTTCTGAATTGAATTTGGTGAAAACGGCAATGAAAATGGTTGATCCGTGGCTACATAAGGAGGTTGATGAGAAATGAGATTTGCAGAAGTATATACACTATTTAGTGTTTGATTAGTTTCATCTTGGTTATGATGATGGTGTTGTTGATGCTGATGCTGATGCTGATGGTGTAGCCTTTGTTCAGAACGTTGTTGCTTTGGAACATTAAGCTTTTCTCCTTCTATGTCTCTATATTTTTGGAGATAGGATTTTAATGGTTCCACATAATCCTCAAACCCTAGGGTTGTGATGGCCCAAATGATATCATCACCATTGATggtctttcttttttctctttggcATTTGTCGGAGGCTTCTCCAGTGACAAAGCTAATGAACTCCGATACGCATTCTTGAACGGTCTCTTTGGCGTCCTTGGAAATTTTCCCGTTGGCTGGGATCACTTTTTTCATGATTCTACCAACATTGGCTATGGGGAGAAAGCGATCTTgttctttgttgttgttattgctgctactattgttgttgttgttgtggttaTTGTTGTTCTTTAAGCAAGGGCTTTCAGGGCTTTCTGTGGTGAACCCATTTGGCAAATTGCTATGGCTTTCATCTTCCATACTTCTTGGGGTGAGTGGTGGTGTTAGCTTTGTAGggttattataaattataaattatacattttaATAATGTGAAGATCAACTAAAAGAGGGGCATGAAAATAGGCAAGTGAGAAGGGTTAGGACAAGTGAAagttgaaagagaaaaaaaaaattggtttaagGTTAATTTTCACCATTGATTCCCTCGGACCCAAtccaacttaaaaaaaaaaaaactaattattgACAACAGAAATACCGTTTTGACCACTTTTCACACTAAATTAGCTAGCTTTATTTACTGTCTTTAAGATATTGTTTTTGTTCAATAAtgaaatgaaatattttcttttttttcaaccCACCCcccaaaaaacaaaacaaaaaagaagagagcAGTTTAAGTTCGGTCCTCTCGCTCGTATTTCCTTTCAACCCTTATCCAAGTTGTGTTCATATTTCTGATCAAATAGAAACATTCATAATGTAAAGAGATTGCTAGTCTGTTTACACACAAGAAGCCTAGCTAGTAACACGTTAATTAGAAAATGATAAACTCTTGATTAGGCAGTGTCTACTACGATTACTCGTTCATTAATATTAAGTAAATCCAAGATTTTTTTACCTTtagaactaaaataataaaacacacataTGACACACATTAGTCGTTACCAAGAACTCTAGCATGCTATATtgctataaattaaatatttagaaCGTGAATTACAAAATTAGACGTAACCGAATGACAaccatttgaatttttttctttggttttacTTTAAAACGATTTTGagctaatatttaattttagttgtcATTCTTAATGTGCTTTTTAAATTGGTAGCATGTTAATTTTAGTGCAACTAAGTACATtgtaataattttgattttggttTGATAGCATGATGGATAATAGCACAAGTAAAACCCCTTACAAAAATGCTTGTATTTACCTTTCTGCTCTACATATACGAAAAAATAATCTGAATAAAATCCTTTACATATGGATCGATAATCTAGAGGGGACAAAAAAAATTCGGGtcctctaaaatttgaattttactttttagAGAGTAAAATGTGATTTTCTACACTTaaatagtttctctttcatatttattcttaatcCCACCTATAAAATCAATGGTGagaaatcacactttactctctaaagtgaaattcaaattttaaaggatccaaatccaacaaaaaaaaatgaataagagAATTTATCTCTCAATTTTTCTGCATAAAGAATCTTAAAAAGAATAACCATTAAGCTATAAATAATATGTAATTgatatttgaaatcaaataatatattgTTCCTTTGaaaatattcaattatataGATACTACCCACTTCGTTATATAACATTCCAAAATATCAACTATTTGGCTTTTAAGCCGAGGATCTCTACATTTTCAAGAATGAAATTTCTTTATCTATATCACCATGTTACAGCAAAATACACCAACCTCTAAATGGAGATCGAAATCAATAACCAAATGggggagaaaaaaagaaaaaagccgAATACATGAATACCTAACTACCATGATACATAGATAAATGTAGAAGTAACAATTACACAAGAATTTTTCTAAGCCAAAATCCAAAAATCACCTATCCATCTTGTCAATCAAACAGCATATTCGAGCGTCACAGTCTCCGTAGGTCGCCACATGGACTTCCGGGCACCCAAAAAACCCTCATTTTCTTTAGTGTAAGTCATGCGAACCTCCCAGTTCATAGATTTCACCATGCTCTCAAGCTCGTTAATTACCTCAGCAGTGTCTCGAACAATAAGCATTCCTTCGGGCCTCAGAATCCGATCAACCTCAGccacaacagcttgaaaattgCACCTAAGAGACCAATAAACATATTAGCAAAATGACACATAATTATTGTATGTTGATATAATTTGACAAACTATTGATTGTGATGACTGAGAAATGAAATAATTATACACACCTTTTCTTGAGTCTTGAAAACAGATGATCTGCATGGAGGAGATCGTAGGACCTAGGATAAGTGCTAAACGATTCACACCAATCATGATACATGCCAAAAAGACCGCGTTCATATATAATAGGAAGTGTGTCTGGAGCATCTACTGAAACTACATTCATGACCCAAATATTCAAATCTTTCATAGCTGCAGCAAACCTGGAGCCCAAAAAACAGTTATAAAACAAAGTGACAAGGACAGTCTTATATAATTCGGATTAACATTTCAAAAGTGATTTTTCTTACCCTCCGTAGACTGATCTCATATCCATGACATTTCGAACATTTGACCATTGAATTCCCATCCCATCTAAATACTTGGAAACAACACGTTTCCAGTGATCATAGTCCGCAGTAAAATCGTCAGGGGCAGGCTTTCCATAAACTCCAACTTGAGAACTTGTCAACCAATAAGGTACGTTAGTCAGTCTTGCTGGCCATTGCGCTGGCCATTGTGAACCACGCTCTGATGAACTCACTGGCACTTTGTGCATGCAAGATTGCAATGGAACGTTCCTGGGATCAAAGAGATCAGATAGAAGACATGTCATATAAATGAAGacaatcattttgaattttcttttgctaattgtttctttctctctcttttttttttattcattgaaaAGCTAATATATTTAGACAAAAGTGTAAGCAAATACattcaaaaagtaaaagagccaGTTAATTTGAGGAGGAGGGAGAGTGAACAAAGGAGTGAAGAACACTCTTCACGAAGCTAAAAGTGTTTTTCATTggaaattaatttttcattttaaattcttaaaccactgaatccaataataataataataataataataataacaacaacaacagtaatAATGTTTCATGAAGAAATACCATGCTGCATTTGGATCATCAGAATCTGGACACATAGGTGGCTCGTTATTAGATCGTTGCTCGTAACATTCATTAGAAGTTGGCTTTCTGTATGTTGCTATACCAACTCCATTAAGTTTATCCCTGGTAATGTTCACAACTTCCCAGCACATTGCTTTTATTAGCTTTTTCATTTCTACAAAGCAAATTATAAAATGTCAGTGTCGATATACCCCGACATTAAAATGCTTAACAGAGCCAGCAGTTTAGTTATCATCTACCTTTCCATATTTCAACATCTTCcgtcttattttgataaataggAGTAGCAGACCAAACAAAGAAACCACCAGGCCGCAATACTCTATTCAGCTCCAAGAGAAGTTTTCCACCTACAATTGTACAAATGGTAAGCTGCTAAAATAAAAAGCCACTTGCACATGAATCAGTGTTATATTATTACTATATAAAGAAGCTGTCTCACTAAATTCTCAAAGGATCGGGTTCAGACTGTTCAGTACAGAAAAGCTGCATAACAATTCAAGCTTGTATGAACATGCATTCATCTAAACACTATAAAACAGTGAAATACCTTCTATATGCCACGGAACTCTACATCGTGCACAATGGACTATATCAAATACTCTTCCAGGGTAGGGAAGCCTCACTGTACCCATCACGGCAGAAATGGCAGGAACTCCCCTCTCAAGTGCAAATTGTACCTGAGCTTCATGTTCATCTTTTGGTGCCAAAGACATTGTAAGTACGTCTCTCTCAAAGAGAAAGCCACCAAAGCTGGCAACACCACATCCAACATCTAATACCACACGTGAGCGTCTGCCCCAAGCTATATCAGGTACAGACTGCATCACAATGTTCCTCAACAatgtcaataaaataaaatagaggagATCACATTTCAAGTTAGTAAATCAGAAATCACATATCACACGCTCTGACAACCTTTTATCATACTCAACAAATAACATAACAAAGACTTCTGAGGGTAATTTTGAAATGATTTCCTTTTATGCTGGATGACACACAGGATAAAATATTCTGAATATTTATCTGTAAAATCAATAATGAAATCACAAATACTTGAGCAGAGGTCACAAAACTCCATGttaattttgctttgtttgatttgaaattaaattagaagCAGCAACTAGAGAACACAAGAATTATATAAAGAGATCAATCGGGACCAGTGTATACAACATTTTTTCATGGAACAGGTAATATGGATTTCTGGAACTTGCAACAACATCCCATCCAGTTTTTTTCATATGAACTTGTAAACATCAAAAGCAACCAATTTTACCTGTTGTATAGTGTCAATATAATGAAGTGCCCCATGCTTGAATTGGGTTCCACCACCAGGAAAAGTAAGGTACTCGCCTGTAACTTTCACCCAATTTTGATGGCCCTTATATTCAGCAAGCTTAGTGTGTGGAACGTTGTAATACCATATCTGCAAGAAAACAGCTCATTATTTTATTGAAGAATATCTTGTCAAACCAATAATGATACTTGCTTGCATTTATGTTGATGCATACCTTCTCTCTGCTTTTGGGCCATGTAATTGGGCGTCTATATCCTTCTGGAAGAGGGACAAGGCAGGTAGGAGGTTCTTCAGGACAGTGCCTTTCTCGGTGCTCATAATGTTTGGTACTTGGAAGTTTCCTGATTGCTTTCAAGTTGTCAAGGCATGGGATGTAGTCAGGGCCAGCAGTGGAATTGCATAATTTCCAGTTGTACACAGTGGATTGCTTGGAGGATGCTTGTGACTCCTTTTCATTCTTCGACTCTGCTGCCTGAGTTGAAAAAGACCCATTCTGAGTGGTATTTTCATTCAGAAGCTCTGACTGGGCCCCAGAAGCGTATACTTCAGTTGAAGTCTGCTTGTTGGCACTGTCATCTGTTTCCTTCTCATTGGAGCTTACATCTGATTCTTTATCACTTTGTTGCACCTTATCTTCTGTCTTGTTATCAGTTGTTTCACTTGAGTCATCAGATTTCTTTTCACTTCCATCTGAATCAGATTTATTTGCACTTTCATCTGAATCAGATTGCTTATTTTCATTCGATTCAGATTTTGTATCGGTCTCATCAGATTCAGATTTCTTCTCACTATCACCAGAACCAGGTTTCTCAGTTTCACCACTATCCTTGTTTTCTGTAGTTTGTGAGTTTGATTCAGTACTTTCTGTGGGGGAATCTTTGTCCTCTGTTTTCTTGTCTCCATCTTCTGTTTTAGATTCTTGAGAAGACTTTTCTTCAGACTTGTCCTCTGATTTTTCTTCCTGGTTTTCTTTCACGTCAGAGTTGTTTTCTGAGGTGACATTTGTGTCCCCCTTGGTTGCATCCTCAGGAAGATCACCCTGATTGTCTTCAAACTTCCGAGTGTTGCCACTATTGTTGTTGTCAGTCACCTGTTCTTTCGTGTCACTCTGTGCTTCTTTCATGTCAATCGTGTTGTCCTGAGCAGCATCGGTCTTGTTGTCCTGAGTAACATCGGCATTTTGTGCAGGAACTACAGAGGAGGATGTCATCATCCATACCCCAACCAGACATAGAGCCACAAACACAACAATTGTCACTGTCGAGCAGAAACTGGACGATGACTTTTTATTATTGTCTATTCTAGTATATCTTGCTTGAGCCATGTTTTAGCAGGGTCCAACAATTCACACTGATAGTTTAAATCTGGTCAAGAAATAAAACCAGAATTAAACACCAACCATGCTCATAATCTGATTAGTAATGGCAAAACTCAGTTGCCCACATCTACAcaactcaaatataaataaatctaACGAAACACATACAGTTACACGGAAATTCCATGTGCCAATAACTATTAAGAAAAATCAAATTACAGGATGCTAACAAATCTTTAAGTCAAATCGAATTGGAGGTTTAGCTATTGCCATAGATTAGTGATGATTTCAATTTCCTCTTTTCATTACATTGACATTTTTCAAGTTATGAAAGAACGAACACAAATATTGAACACAGTAGGAGATCTAATCAATTCACAAAAACCAAGAACAACCGGATCAGAAAGTTCCACGAACGGAAATGCCAATCTTGAACGATAAAGAGCGAAATTCAACAATAGAAGCTGTCAAACAGAGAGATGCATAAACTAAATGATTGCCGCGGATTGCTGAAGCGGTTGACAAAAATATCGAACGTATTGAACAGATTAGCAAGCAACAGCGTAAAGTCAAAGCGTAATCAAGAACACTCACTCAGATCTACGCTACcggaaagaaaaaagaaaataaagaactacGATAAAAGATAACGTAATCACCCTTTCACGGAACAATGCAATCACAGAGAAATATGACAACGAAATATAAGAAAACCACCACAGTGAGCTCAGAAACGAGAGAAcaaccaaaataaaatcaataaattatatagaTGTTGAATCGGTAACACAAAACAGCGACGTGTAAAGgaataataaagaaagaaataaaagggaGAACGATACGTAAGGATGGCAAGGAGAATAGATTGAAGGGAGTGCAGTACCTATGGATATTCGGAATGGAGCAGAtctgagaagaagaagaaggaagaagattaGAGTGGTTATCTTGTATCCATGTCCATGGCGTTGTGTTGTGCTGTTTTTCACGGGGAAGAAAGAGGGAGATTTGAGTGTAAGGGGAGAAAAGCAAGAGGGTGGGGTGTAATATATGATGGAAAATGATGGAGCCAATTGGGTTGCTATCAGTTATCAATTCAATGTCTTTTGCGTTTgtccttctttttcattttttggactgaaataaaaacaaacaaaactaaaatgtGATCAtgtgatataaaaaataaaaatgggtttaaaaaaataataaaaagtagttTTATTTACAACGAAAAAACAGAGAACAGAAGCGAGTAGGAATAGGAGAGTGTTGGCCACATGAAAGGCGGTGAAACGGGTGCTGATTAATGATTAACGTGCGCCCTAAACGCAAGCAGCAGTAATAATAATCCCCCCTAAATCACCTCTCAAAATAAGCCAATTAGCACCCTTATTAATTATCATGGTCGTAC
The genomic region above belongs to Arachis duranensis cultivar V14167 chromosome 3, aradu.V14167.gnm2.J7QH, whole genome shotgun sequence and contains:
- the LOC107480217 gene encoding nuclear transcription factor Y subunit B-7; translated protein: MEDESHSNLPNGFTTESPESPCLKNNNNHNNNNNSSSNNNNKEQDRFLPIANVGRIMKKVIPANGKISKDAKETVQECVSEFISFVTGEASDKCQREKRKTINGDDIIWAITTLGFEDYVEPLKSYLQKYRDIEGEKLNVPKQQRSEQRLHHQHQHQHQQHHHHNQDETNQTLNSVYTSANLISHQPPYVATDQPFSLPFSPNSIQKQLRPQDQIDSVGHWYE
- the LOC107480216 gene encoding probable methyltransferase PMT26, with amino-acid sequence MAQARYTRIDNNKKSSSSFCSTVTIVVFVALCLVGVWMMTSSSVVPAQNADVTQDNKTDAAQDNTIDMKEAQSDTKEQVTDNNNSGNTRKFEDNQGDLPEDATKGDTNVTSENNSDVKENQEEKSEDKSEEKSSQESKTEDGDKKTEDKDSPTESTESNSQTTENKDSGETEKPGSGDSEKKSESDETDTKSESNENKQSDSDESANKSDSDGSEKKSDDSSETTDNKTEDKVQQSDKESDVSSNEKETDDSANKQTSTEVYASGAQSELLNENTTQNGSFSTQAAESKNEKESQASSKQSTVYNWKLCNSTAGPDYIPCLDNLKAIRKLPSTKHYEHRERHCPEEPPTCLVPLPEGYRRPITWPKSREKIWYYNVPHTKLAEYKGHQNWVKVTGEYLTFPGGGTQFKHGALHYIDTIQQSVPDIAWGRRSRVVLDVGCGVASFGGFLFERDVLTMSLAPKDEHEAQVQFALERGVPAISAVMGTVRLPYPGRVFDIVHCARCRVPWHIEGGKLLLELNRVLRPGGFFVWSATPIYQNKTEDVEIWKEMKKLIKAMCWEVVNITRDKLNGVGIATYRKPTSNECYEQRSNNEPPMCPDSDDPNAAWNVPLQSCMHKVPVSSSERGSQWPAQWPARLTNVPYWLTSSQVGVYGKPAPDDFTADYDHWKRVVSKYLDGMGIQWSNVRNVMDMRSVYGGFAAAMKDLNIWVMNVVSVDAPDTLPIIYERGLFGMYHDWCESFSTYPRSYDLLHADHLFSRLKKRCNFQAVVAEVDRILRPEGMLIVRDTAEVINELESMVKSMNWEVRMTYTKENEGFLGARKSMWRPTETVTLEYAV